A single region of the Thermotoga profunda AZM34c06 genome encodes:
- a CDS encoding SpoIIE family protein phosphatase: MLACQIHFAKKNKQGEEICGDSICVKRDEKKFAMSVSDGLGSGVKASILSTLTTSMATTMLFNGVPINEVFSSILATLPICKVRGISYANLCSVVFNADQNLCSIVEYEFPVTLYFRNKELIKLERRTIIVEAKEISFSEIIPQEGDLVFVMTDGVSQAGMGTQNFPLGFGVENIIREITVLLENNINPKNIVDHLVKLAKQIDRGTRGDDALAAVVKFKTLQTVNLFVGPPQDKSKDEELVQKFMKQDGKKIICGGTTAQIFERILKRKVELDLRSFSEEFPPIGKMDGVDLITEGIVTLTHVFRYLNGQQERLAYGASILVDMLLEADQVNFFVGRAINPAHQNPLFSHDISLKFRLIHDIAQILKQNGKIVNLEYC, from the coding sequence ATGCTTGCCTGCCAAATACATTTTGCAAAAAAGAATAAGCAAGGAGAAGAAATATGTGGTGACTCGATATGTGTGAAAAGAGATGAGAAAAAATTCGCCATGAGTGTCTCAGATGGACTTGGAAGTGGTGTAAAGGCGAGTATACTTTCAACACTCACCACTTCTATGGCAACCACGATGTTATTCAATGGCGTTCCAATCAATGAAGTTTTTTCTTCGATACTTGCAACTCTACCAATTTGCAAAGTCAGAGGTATAAGCTATGCCAATCTCTGTTCAGTAGTTTTTAATGCCGATCAAAACCTTTGTTCAATAGTAGAATATGAATTTCCCGTGACGCTCTATTTCAGAAACAAGGAACTCATAAAACTCGAAAGGCGAACGATCATCGTTGAAGCCAAAGAAATTTCGTTCAGTGAAATAATCCCTCAAGAAGGTGATTTGGTCTTTGTCATGACAGATGGTGTATCGCAAGCTGGAATGGGTACACAGAATTTTCCTCTTGGTTTTGGCGTGGAAAACATAATCAGAGAAATAACTGTTTTACTTGAAAACAATATAAATCCAAAGAATATAGTGGATCATTTGGTCAAACTGGCAAAGCAAATAGATCGAGGTACACGTGGCGATGATGCCCTTGCTGCAGTCGTCAAATTCAAAACCCTACAGACTGTGAACCTCTTTGTCGGACCACCTCAAGACAAATCGAAAGATGAAGAATTAGTTCAAAAATTCATGAAACAAGATGGCAAAAAGATCATATGTGGCGGCACAACCGCTCAGATCTTTGAAAGAATTCTCAAAAGAAAGGTTGAACTCGACCTTCGTTCCTTCTCCGAAGAATTCCCACCTATTGGAAAGATGGACGGAGTTGATCTTATCACAGAAGGTATAGTCACATTGACTCATGTCTTTCGTTATCTCAACGGACAACAGGAACGATTAGCTTACGGGGCAAGCATCTTGGTCGACATGTTGCTCGAGGCAGATCAAGTGAATTTTTTTGTGGGAAGAGCCATTAACCCTGCTCACCAAAACCCACTTTTCAGCCATGACATTTCTCTAAAGTTCAGATTGATTCATGACATAGCACAAATTCTCAAGCAAAATGGGAAGATTGTGAATCTCGAATATTGCTGA
- a CDS encoding [Fe-Fe] hydrogenase large subunit C-terminal domain-containing protein, translated as MSLIISNEASCMYCYKCLRNCPVKSLSFSDGKTKVIEQECIECGTCILVCPQKAKSYLKHISQFEQILGKPFLISIAPSFFAHYDQPYKVISLLKKLGAIVVQETATGAELISKEYENEFSNGKTVITTACPVVVNLAEKYYPKVLDYLAPYVSPMTAHSILMKNRYGDFPIVFIGPCIAKKNEKSNVDIVLTFEELDEFIQKNKFKIDELPDDFPTPPYPHRARMYPTSGGINHTVNGEYRSHLSVEGLENISSIFSQIESVEYGFFIEASACVGSCINGPAIRKDISLLEKRRRIMNHIEKMKSMESKVIISHPSMNLSRTFHDKHVAPLVSQEQIQEVLKSLGKDDPKRQLNCGACGYETCREKAAAVVLNRAEKEMCVTYLVDKLKAATNRVVEESPNAIIIYKDKSILYKNKAAEQLLWDIPQQNLSDLLKQIASHPNQVYEIPSKGSFFIKTFKLPQDASEVLLMVDMTKERQQEERLKIIKQETLNKIEEMLSKQMRIAQEIAGLLGESIAETKSHFVELRKFMEE; from the coding sequence ATGAGTCTAATCATCTCGAATGAAGCAAGTTGTATGTATTGTTATAAATGTCTTAGAAATTGTCCCGTTAAATCACTCAGCTTCAGTGATGGCAAAACAAAAGTAATCGAACAAGAATGCATAGAATGTGGAACTTGTATTTTAGTCTGCCCGCAAAAGGCAAAAAGTTATCTGAAACACATTTCACAATTCGAACAGATCTTGGGAAAACCCTTTCTTATATCGATTGCTCCATCGTTTTTTGCACACTATGACCAACCATACAAAGTCATCTCGTTGTTGAAAAAATTAGGTGCTATAGTAGTGCAAGAAACTGCTACTGGAGCGGAATTGATCTCAAAAGAATACGAAAATGAATTCTCAAATGGCAAAACAGTTATAACAACAGCGTGTCCTGTCGTTGTCAATTTAGCAGAAAAATACTATCCAAAAGTACTCGATTACCTTGCTCCATATGTTTCACCGATGACAGCACACTCAATACTCATGAAGAATCGCTACGGTGACTTTCCAATCGTTTTCATAGGACCTTGTATAGCAAAGAAAAATGAAAAATCAAACGTGGATATCGTACTGACTTTCGAGGAATTAGATGAGTTTATACAAAAAAACAAATTCAAAATCGATGAATTACCAGATGATTTCCCTACTCCTCCATATCCGCACAGAGCACGAATGTATCCAACATCTGGTGGGATAAATCATACTGTAAATGGTGAATACAGAAGTCATCTTTCAGTAGAAGGTCTTGAAAACATCTCAAGCATCTTTTCACAGATAGAAAGTGTAGAATATGGCTTTTTCATCGAAGCCTCTGCCTGTGTTGGTAGTTGTATTAATGGCCCAGCTATTAGAAAAGATATCAGCCTACTTGAAAAAAGAAGAAGAATAATGAACCACATTGAAAAAATGAAATCAATGGAATCAAAAGTCATCATTTCACATCCTTCGATGAATTTATCAAGAACCTTTCATGATAAACATGTAGCACCTTTGGTCAGTCAAGAACAGATCCAGGAAGTTTTGAAATCGCTCGGTAAAGACGACCCAAAAAGGCAACTGAACTGTGGTGCCTGTGGATACGAAACCTGTAGAGAAAAGGCTGCAGCTGTTGTTCTCAACAGGGCAGAAAAAGAGATGTGTGTAACATATCTTGTTGATAAACTGAAAGCCGCCACAAATAGAGTCGTCGAAGAATCACCAAATGCAATCATTATATACAAGGACAAGTCCATCCTGTACAAAAACAAGGCTGCCGAACAACTCCTCTGGGATATACCACAACAAAATCTCTCGGATCTTCTAAAGCAAATAGCATCACATCCAAATCAAGTCTACGAAATCCCTTCGAAAGGTTCCTTTTTCATAAAAACCTTTAAGCTGCCTCAAGATGCAAGTGAAGTTTTGTTAATGGTTGATATGACCAAGGAAAGGCAACAAGAAGAGAGATTAAAGATCATAAAACAAGAAACACTCAACAAAATTGAAGAAATGCTTTCGAAACAAATGAGAATAGCTCAAGAAATCGCAGGTCTTTTAGGGGAATCGATAGCAGAAACAAAGAGTCATTTTGTAGAACTTCGAAAATTCATGGAGGAATGA
- a CDS encoding NAD(P)H-dependent oxidoreductase subunit E, whose translation MVVRVCMGSSCHLKNSYRVVQKLEELKQKYPDISIYGSLCFGSCSEGVCVQIDGKLYKQVSSKNIEQIILEAKNESNHLE comes from the coding sequence ATGGTGGTAAGAGTCTGCATGGGAAGCTCTTGTCATTTGAAAAATTCATATAGAGTTGTTCAGAAACTCGAGGAATTAAAACAAAAATACCCCGATATCTCTATATATGGTTCATTGTGCTTCGGCAGTTGTTCTGAAGGGGTTTGTGTTCAGATAGATGGAAAACTCTATAAACAAGTTAGTTCAAAGAACATAGAACAGATTATCTTGGAGGCGAAAAATGAGTCTAATCATCTCGAATGA
- a CDS encoding MFS transporter, which produces MRWRELDKNVRIYLLFISISGFSFSSIIAVPTLGKLMNISMENVGWLFSVSYIVQAILAYVLGRRFEKISVNYGLFLARTSFAVGSLIFAFSTGLWSFAIAQMFLSLTDIFYPCQVMYERAIFTPKYREVIYSFEFFMTEFLKTVSYFVFVFLLAPFMNGQSFLRAVFFMVFCVNVFYAFSYLKILPKIDNGMQVPDGHVIATTNLRTFLSIMFHQYLCNMAFNFASFLVISYYLIDYFKLGGSSPFLFELVFSASVASSIFWKRFVKNHPSVNLTIGILLITLSFVLWLVPNVYLFFISHVIMGVGFILWFPARETIKLHIAPRELGRWEGFFQGLNIFSRIFIPVISAYVATRMGYHWVFVVSAVLATCSLLVSLPALVWMKRNYSAIKV; this is translated from the coding sequence ATGCGATGGCGTGAGCTCGATAAAAATGTGAGGATTTATTTGTTGTTTATCAGTATCTCTGGTTTTTCTTTTTCCTCGATCATCGCCGTGCCAACTTTGGGAAAATTGATGAACATTTCCATGGAAAACGTTGGATGGTTGTTCAGTGTTTCTTATATTGTGCAAGCAATATTGGCTTATGTGCTTGGTAGGAGATTTGAAAAAATCTCTGTCAATTATGGATTGTTCCTTGCAAGGACTTCATTTGCCGTTGGATCTTTGATTTTTGCTTTCTCAACGGGTTTATGGAGCTTTGCCATTGCGCAGATGTTTTTGAGTCTCACTGATATCTTTTACCCATGTCAGGTCATGTATGAACGAGCGATCTTCACCCCAAAATACAGAGAAGTGATATATTCATTTGAGTTTTTTATGACTGAATTTTTGAAGACCGTGTCGTACTTCGTCTTTGTTTTCCTGTTAGCTCCCTTTATGAATGGACAGAGTTTTCTGAGAGCGGTATTTTTCATGGTTTTTTGTGTGAATGTTTTTTACGCATTCTCTTATTTGAAAATACTGCCTAAGATAGATAATGGAATGCAAGTACCTGATGGTCATGTAATCGCCACCACGAATCTTCGCACATTTCTCTCTATCATGTTCCACCAATATTTGTGTAACATGGCTTTCAATTTTGCAAGCTTTCTCGTAATTTCTTATTATCTGATTGACTATTTCAAACTCGGTGGCTCTTCACCTTTCTTGTTCGAGCTGGTTTTTTCTGCCTCTGTGGCATCATCGATTTTCTGGAAAAGGTTTGTGAAGAATCATCCATCAGTTAATTTAACTATAGGTATTTTGTTGATCACCTTGTCCTTTGTTTTGTGGTTAGTACCGAATGTATACTTGTTTTTTATCTCACATGTGATCATGGGAGTAGGCTTTATCCTATGGTTTCCTGCAAGAGAAACCATAAAACTGCACATAGCACCAAGAGAGCTTGGACGTTGGGAAGGGTTCTTTCAGGGTCTGAATATCTTCAGTAGGATCTTTATTCCTGTCATTTCTGCTTATGTTGCAACAAGAATGGGATATCACTGGGTATTTGTCGTATCTGCAGTTTTGGCAACGTGCAGCCTTTTAGTCTCACTACCCGCTCTTGTTTGGATGAAAAGAAACTACTCTGCAATCAAGGTGTGA
- a CDS encoding TatD family hydrolase: MRIVDTHAHLHFSHFKGDLEHLVGRFSSDGIEFVINVGIDVDDSTESLNLASKFSSIFCSVGVHPHEASKVERDYIQKLKKLAESPKVIAIGETGLDYYRNFSSKEDQKRVFQEQLLLAKELDLPVIIHIRDAYEDAYEMISKIGLPNAGGVIHAFSADTSWALKFIEMGCFIGIGGPLTYPKNISLKNVVRAIGIENIVTETDCPYLPPQQFRGKRNEPAYVRFVVEEISRILNEDPKEISTQLLQNARELFSINQ, from the coding sequence ATGAGAATAGTCGACACACATGCTCATCTACATTTTTCTCACTTTAAAGGCGATTTAGAACATTTGGTTGGCAGATTTTCATCTGATGGTATAGAATTCGTTATCAACGTTGGAATAGATGTGGATGATTCAACAGAGTCACTGAATCTCGCCAGCAAGTTCAGCTCAATCTTTTGTTCAGTAGGCGTTCATCCACACGAAGCGAGTAAAGTCGAAAGAGATTACATACAGAAATTAAAAAAACTGGCAGAAAGTCCCAAGGTCATTGCCATTGGAGAAACTGGGTTGGATTACTACAGAAATTTTTCATCAAAAGAAGACCAAAAGAGGGTCTTCCAGGAGCAACTATTACTTGCCAAAGAACTCGATCTTCCTGTGATAATTCACATAAGAGATGCATATGAAGATGCATATGAGATGATCTCCAAAATTGGTCTTCCAAATGCTGGCGGAGTAATTCACGCTTTTTCTGCCGACACCTCTTGGGCTCTCAAGTTCATTGAAATGGGTTGTTTTATAGGAATAGGTGGTCCTCTGACCTATCCAAAGAACATCTCACTCAAAAACGTTGTGAGAGCAATTGGTATAGAAAATATCGTTACAGAGACTGATTGTCCCTATTTGCCACCACAACAATTCAGAGGAAAAAGAAACGAACCTGCATATGTGAGATTTGTCGTGGAAGAAATCTCAAGGATATTGAACGAAGATCCAAAAGAAATTTCAACCCAGCTCTTACAAAATGCAAGAGAATTATTCAGTATCAATCAATGA
- a CDS encoding efflux RND transporter permease subunit, translating into MEWIKKRWIAVALMIVLGSLSIWQLRNLKIGGYFKSQVSRQSHYIQTERDISNSFAIKDLVLIAIPSDDKNKVSEAATVIRGVKGVSLVINPLEFPFTVGGKVAFAQQLGLVGKYKGKDYAILIAIISSQPEKTSTEISRLTKKYGAALFGNSFIAAKALEYIGFILKYLSPIAICVIFVIFYISLKNFWAALLSFLPSLLATVYMLGIYGAIGKTITLENVLMPFITLVMGSAAGLHYMSHYLSIKDPNCFERAYRALKETFIPLLMTTSTTVVGFLSLCFTSSPVMTELGLSGAYGVGMAGFATFVFLPSIASFLRYQRTQLWKDGITNYLIKHRKINLIILVGLSILLCFFVLYVKQEFHVLMFFRKSSKVMEGSRIVESISQVSIPVMVKINLSVEPLSKQGIEIIEQVRQSALKYARRTLSILDINEMIPPLFRNVVSFVLPEGTFVNRVDKSALMLVFLKDLSKKTHYDLQNTLESLSLEGLKEVSVTGENYKYLQMNDETLSNQRVSIILAIFLITLMMILMLKDFKLGLMSMIPIILSILNIYGFLGLFNIPLNVISAYIMNIALGAGIDYAIHFTYTYKMMQKRKVDLPLVHTLNIAARPILANAFGVGIGFCVLLLSPMRVHVHIALLMFIAMFMSAFYTLFWMCGIIKYDKTQRISK; encoded by the coding sequence TTGGAATGGATCAAGAAGAGATGGATTGCAGTTGCTTTGATGATTGTTCTTGGCTCTTTATCTATTTGGCAATTGAGAAATTTGAAGATAGGTGGATATTTCAAATCTCAAGTTTCAAGACAATCACATTATATTCAAACCGAAAGAGATATATCAAATTCTTTTGCAATAAAAGATCTTGTGTTGATAGCCATACCATCTGATGACAAAAACAAAGTCAGTGAAGCTGCAACAGTTATAAGAGGTGTGAAGGGCGTTTCTCTTGTTATAAATCCACTTGAATTTCCTTTCACTGTCGGTGGTAAAGTGGCATTTGCTCAACAACTTGGTCTTGTTGGCAAATACAAGGGCAAAGATTACGCAATTTTGATAGCAATAATATCTTCGCAACCAGAAAAAACGTCGACCGAGATTTCACGGTTGACTAAAAAATATGGTGCAGCGCTTTTCGGGAATTCCTTTATCGCGGCTAAGGCTCTTGAGTATATAGGATTTATTCTGAAATATCTTTCACCAATTGCTATTTGCGTTATATTTGTGATATTTTACATCAGTTTGAAAAACTTTTGGGCAGCCCTTCTCTCTTTCTTGCCAAGTTTATTGGCAACTGTGTATATGCTTGGAATATATGGCGCGATTGGTAAGACCATAACTCTTGAAAATGTTTTAATGCCATTCATCACGTTGGTTATGGGAAGTGCAGCAGGCCTTCACTATATGTCGCATTATTTATCAATTAAAGATCCAAATTGTTTTGAAAGGGCATATAGAGCCTTGAAAGAGACATTTATACCACTTTTGATGACTACTTCAACAACAGTTGTTGGATTTCTCTCTCTGTGTTTTACGTCTTCTCCTGTTATGACAGAGCTCGGATTGTCGGGTGCATATGGCGTTGGAATGGCAGGTTTCGCCACTTTTGTTTTCTTACCATCTATTGCGAGTTTTTTGAGATACCAAAGAACGCAGTTGTGGAAAGATGGAATAACAAATTATCTCATAAAACATAGAAAGATAAATCTGATAATTCTTGTTGGCCTTTCAATTCTCTTGTGCTTTTTTGTTTTATATGTCAAACAGGAATTTCATGTATTGATGTTTTTTAGAAAATCTTCCAAGGTCATGGAAGGCTCGAGAATAGTTGAAAGCATATCTCAAGTGAGTATCCCGGTCATGGTCAAAATCAATTTGAGCGTAGAGCCGTTGTCAAAACAGGGTATTGAAATCATAGAACAAGTTAGACAAAGTGCTTTGAAATATGCCCGACGCACTTTGTCCATTTTGGATATCAATGAAATGATTCCGCCACTTTTTAGAAACGTGGTCTCGTTTGTTTTACCAGAAGGAACTTTCGTCAATCGAGTCGATAAGAGTGCCTTGATGCTGGTTTTTCTGAAAGATCTCTCCAAGAAAACTCATTATGATCTTCAGAATACATTAGAATCTCTATCACTCGAAGGGCTCAAAGAGGTATCCGTTACTGGTGAAAATTACAAGTACTTACAGATGAACGATGAAACCCTTTCAAATCAAAGAGTAAGCATAATTTTAGCGATTTTTTTGATCACATTGATGATGATTTTGATGCTCAAAGATTTCAAACTCGGTTTAATGAGTATGATACCAATTATTCTGAGTATTCTGAATATTTATGGTTTTCTTGGGTTATTCAACATACCTCTCAATGTTATTAGTGCTTATATTATGAACATAGCACTCGGCGCAGGGATAGATTACGCTATTCATTTCACGTACACTTATAAAATGATGCAAAAGAGAAAAGTGGATCTTCCACTTGTTCATACCCTGAATATAGCAGCAAGACCAATATTGGCTAATGCGTTTGGTGTGGGGATAGGTTTTTGTGTTCTGTTACTTTCACCAATGAGAGTTCATGTTCATATTGCACTTTTGATGTTCATTGCCATGTTTATGTCGGCTTTTTATACGTTGTTTTGGATGTGTGGAATTATAAAATATGATAAAACTCAACGAATTTCAAAATAG
- the hflK gene encoding FtsH protease activity modulator HflK → MIKLNEFQNRFFWVICYSRRKEKGEMSARLVIIFVTIAILVAYFMTGIYQVGPSQVALVKTFGKYSHTTGPGIHVHAPYPFQTHVIVDVQTIRKQEIGFRTVRPGQYVQKKEEALILTGDGNIVSVEAVVQFRVNDPVKFIFSVENAEELVKFTTESALREMIAKRTVDEILTAERDKVSYEVHQITQQLLNQYDVGVTIINVLLQEVVPPQSVIAAFDDVNNAKQDKERYINEALKYANNLIPSVEGETRKIILEAEAYAQQKVLQATGEVQRFLSILNEYKNAPKVTETRLKIETLEEVLPKAKRIILLDGSQNITLLSLDKLIGGDGK, encoded by the coding sequence ATGATAAAACTCAACGAATTTCAAAATAGATTTTTCTGGGTTATCTGCTATAGTAGAAGAAAGGAGAAAGGAGAAATGAGTGCAAGGCTCGTAATTATATTTGTGACAATAGCGATTTTAGTTGCATATTTTATGACTGGAATATACCAAGTTGGTCCTTCTCAAGTGGCATTGGTTAAGACGTTTGGTAAATACAGCCACACAACAGGTCCTGGTATACACGTCCACGCACCATATCCTTTTCAAACACATGTTATAGTAGATGTTCAGACAATTAGAAAACAAGAGATTGGTTTTAGAACAGTAAGACCCGGTCAATATGTTCAAAAAAAGGAAGAGGCTTTGATATTAACGGGTGATGGCAACATAGTATCGGTCGAAGCGGTTGTCCAATTTCGTGTGAATGACCCTGTGAAGTTTATCTTCAGTGTTGAAAATGCTGAAGAGCTTGTCAAATTCACTACAGAATCTGCTTTGAGGGAAATGATAGCAAAGAGAACTGTTGATGAAATTCTAACGGCAGAAAGAGATAAAGTTTCATACGAAGTTCATCAAATAACACAACAACTACTGAACCAATACGATGTTGGCGTGACAATTATAAATGTGCTGCTTCAGGAAGTCGTACCACCTCAATCTGTCATTGCTGCTTTTGATGATGTAAATAATGCAAAACAGGATAAAGAAAGATACATCAACGAAGCTCTCAAATACGCAAATAATCTTATTCCTTCCGTCGAAGGGGAAACAAGAAAGATAATTTTGGAAGCCGAAGCCTATGCTCAGCAAAAAGTTTTGCAAGCAACTGGTGAAGTGCAGAGATTCCTGAGCATTCTGAACGAGTACAAAAATGCACCGAAGGTCACAGAGACTCGTTTGAAGATTGAAACGCTTGAAGAAGTTCTACCTAAGGCAAAGAGAATAATATTGCTCGACGGTTCACAGAACATCACTTTACTTAGCTTAGACAAATTGATTGGTGGTGATGGAAAATGA
- the hflC gene encoding protease modulator HflC, with amino-acid sequence MKKMILISILVVIAIAIVFVGLSFFIVDQTQYAIVIRFGEIRKVISEPGLYMRTPFVDNVVRLSKRFYIYDIPVEKVITLDKKTMLVDSYAIWRISDPKKFIESVRTVSLALSRIDDVVYSGLRNTLAKLDFDDIVTGERQYLGDITEFSKKNLADFGIEIRDVRIKHTDLPNENQQAVFERMKSERQSIAALIRAEGQKEAQKIRSEADKEATVLRAEALSEAERIKGTGEASATRIYAEAFSKDQDFYKLLRTLDSYKLIIPDSVVLIGEDMNILNQMK; translated from the coding sequence ATGAAAAAGATGATCTTGATAAGTATACTCGTTGTTATAGCCATAGCGATTGTCTTTGTTGGGTTGTCTTTTTTCATTGTTGATCAAACCCAGTACGCAATAGTCATTCGATTTGGTGAAATAAGAAAGGTGATCTCTGAGCCCGGTCTGTACATGCGCACACCGTTTGTAGACAACGTCGTTCGCCTGAGTAAGCGTTTTTATATATATGATATACCCGTCGAGAAAGTTATCACCTTAGATAAGAAAACAATGCTTGTCGACTCTTATGCCATCTGGAGAATCTCAGATCCAAAAAAGTTTATCGAATCAGTTAGGACGGTGTCATTGGCGCTTTCAAGAATAGATGATGTCGTCTATTCTGGCTTGAGAAACACATTAGCGAAGTTGGATTTCGACGATATTGTGACCGGTGAAAGGCAGTATCTTGGAGACATAACAGAGTTTTCTAAAAAGAATCTTGCCGATTTTGGTATAGAAATAAGAGATGTCAGGATCAAGCACACAGATCTGCCGAATGAAAATCAACAAGCAGTCTTTGAGAGAATGAAATCTGAAAGGCAAAGTATAGCAGCTTTGATCAGAGCCGAAGGGCAAAAAGAGGCACAAAAGATTCGCTCCGAGGCTGATAAAGAGGCAACAGTCTTGAGAGCCGAGGCTCTCAGTGAGGCCGAAAGAATAAAAGGTACTGGAGAAGCAAGTGCCACACGTATATATGCCGAAGCCTTCTCAAAGGATCAAGATTTCTATAAACTACTGAGAACACTCGACAGTTATAAATTAATTATCCCAGATAGTGTTGTCTTGATCGGAGAAGATATGAATATACTCAACCAAATGAAGTGA
- a CDS encoding peroxiredoxin: MGIPLLGERFPEMEVLTTHGKMKLPDAYKGKWLVLFSHPADFTPVCTTEFVGFQKRYDEFKKLGAELIGLSVDQVFSHIKWVEWIKEKIGVQIQFPIIADTGKVAEMLGMVHPAKGSNTVRAVFVIDPNGIIRTILYYPQEVGRNIDEIVRVVKAFKVADENKVAIPANWPNNELFKDEVIVPPPTNIEEAMKRKEQYECLDWWLCHKKV, from the coding sequence ATGGGTATACCACTTTTGGGTGAAAGATTTCCAGAGATGGAGGTACTCACTACACATGGTAAGATGAAACTTCCAGATGCTTACAAAGGGAAATGGTTGGTACTTTTCAGTCATCCTGCTGATTTCACACCTGTTTGCACAACTGAATTCGTTGGTTTCCAAAAAAGATACGATGAATTCAAAAAACTTGGAGCCGAACTAATTGGTTTAAGTGTCGACCAGGTTTTCTCACACATTAAGTGGGTTGAATGGATTAAAGAGAAGATTGGTGTACAAATTCAATTTCCAATCATAGCAGACACCGGAAAGGTCGCGGAAATGCTCGGAATGGTTCACCCAGCAAAAGGTAGTAACACCGTCAGAGCTGTCTTTGTAATAGATCCCAATGGGATAATTCGTACGATACTCTATTACCCACAAGAAGTGGGAAGGAATATCGATGAGATTGTGAGAGTTGTGAAAGCATTCAAAGTGGCTGATGAAAACAAAGTTGCCATACCAGCAAATTGGCCAAATAATGAGTTATTCAAGGATGAGGTAATAGTCCCACCACCAACGAATATCGAAGAAGCTATGAAGAGGAAAGAGCAGTACGAATGTCTTGATTGGTGGCTGTGCCACAAGAAAGTTTAG
- a CDS encoding ferritin — translation MIKEAIQRAFNEQIKKELDSAYLYLSMAAYFDSQNLEGMAHWMKLQAKEEFKHAMKFYEHINERGGRVELFSLERPVKEWAGPFEVFKHVYEHEQKVTASIYNLVELSKKENDHAAYNFLQWFVNEQIEEESSASKILQTIEKIKDSPVGIIMMDRELAKRE, via the coding sequence ATGATAAAAGAGGCAATCCAAAGGGCATTTAACGAACAGATCAAAAAAGAATTGGATTCTGCGTATTTGTATCTTTCAATGGCAGCGTATTTTGATTCGCAGAATCTCGAGGGAATGGCACATTGGATGAAGTTACAAGCAAAAGAAGAATTCAAACATGCTATGAAGTTCTACGAGCATATAAATGAGCGTGGAGGAAGAGTAGAATTATTCAGTTTAGAACGACCTGTAAAGGAATGGGCAGGACCGTTCGAGGTCTTTAAACATGTTTATGAGCACGAACAAAAGGTCACAGCCAGTATATACAATCTCGTCGAGCTATCCAAAAAGGAAAACGACCACGCTGCATATAATTTCTTGCAATGGTTTGTAAACGAACAAATTGAAGAAGAATCAAGTGCCTCAAAGATTTTACAGACGATTGAAAAGATAAAGGACAGCCCTGTTGGTATAATAATGATGGATAGAGAACTCGCTAAGAGGGAGTGA
- a CDS encoding ferritin-like domain-containing protein gives MFNIDEVFEIAEQIEKNGAVFYTKVAEKFSDYSKKSVFLKLADMEKEHEKRFHTMRLDIAKKEREISEFLDPTGEAAKYLQAIANSKVFDIKSDPTIKFKDIRSVSELLRIAIDLEKDSIIFYLGIKQFVPGSLGGDKIDLIVNEEMSHVQLLTNLIENL, from the coding sequence ATGTTCAACATTGACGAAGTCTTTGAGATTGCAGAACAAATCGAAAAAAACGGTGCAGTTTTTTACACAAAAGTTGCTGAAAAATTCTCCGATTATTCCAAAAAATCGGTCTTTTTGAAACTTGCGGACATGGAAAAAGAACATGAAAAGAGATTTCACACCATGAGATTGGATATCGCAAAAAAGGAACGAGAGATTTCCGAATTTCTCGATCCAACCGGTGAGGCTGCCAAATACCTGCAGGCAATCGCAAACAGCAAAGTTTTTGATATTAAATCTGATCCAACTATTAAATTCAAAGATATTCGATCAGTATCAGAACTTTTGAGAATAGCCATAGATTTGGAAAAGGACTCGATCATATTTTATCTGGGTATCAAACAGTTTGTTCCTGGGTCCTTAGGTGGAGACAAAATAGATCTCATTGTCAATGAAGAGATGAGCCATGTACAATTACTCACCAATTTGATTGAAAATCTTTGA